The Panicum virgatum strain AP13 chromosome 5K, P.virgatum_v5, whole genome shotgun sequence genome has a window encoding:
- the LOC120707681 gene encoding uncharacterized protein LOC120707681 isoform X1, translating to MESWVRAVVEAIHSSRSQAVIYLAGGASQALGWLLSVPGASSTVLEVVVPYSRASMAQLLGKMPLQFTSKQAAEDMALAAYNRALKLSGPGLQVMGVGFTGSLASSRPKLGDHRFYVSTWTHNCLRTSHVNLSKGLRSREEEDKVSSYFLLKAIADTCRVSATIEQDIQEPEIPEESVEPFDGDQELQQVINGQICMKVYHFAAPLEKNFSRKVILPGSFNPLHDGHLRLLEVASSMCDDGIPFFEISAINADKPPLSISEIKRRVEQFRKAGKNVIISNQPYFYKKAELFPGSAFIIGADTAARLVNPKYYGGDYNRMLEILLECKSTGTTFLVGGRKIEGVFKVLEDLDIPKELRDMFISIPEEKFRMDISSTEIRKRL from the exons ATGGAGAGCTGGGTCCgcgcggtggtggaggccaTCCACTCCTCCCGCTCTCAGGCCGTCAtctacctcgccggcggcgcatcTCAG GCGCTCGGCTGGCTCCTGTCCGTGCCCGGCGCGTCGAGCACCGTCCTCGAGGTCGTCGTGCCCTACTCCAGGGCCTCCATGGCGCAGCTCCTTGGCAAG ATGCCCTTGCAATTCACCAGCAAGCAGGCTGCAGAGGACATGGCTCTGGCTGCATACAACCGAGCACTCAAGCTTTCTGGACCAG GTCTGCAAGTTATGGGTGTTGGATTTACTGGGTCACTGGCAAGCTCACGTCCAAAACTCGGTGACCATAG GTTTTATGTGTCAACGTGGACACACAATTGCCTCAGGACATCACATGTTAACTTGTCGAAG GGTTTACGGAgcagagaggaagaagacaagGTTTCAAGCTATTTTTTGCTTAAG GCGATAGCAGATACCTGCAGAGTATCTGCAACCATTGAGCAAGACATTCAAGAACCTGAAATTCCAGAAGAAAGCGTGGAACCATTTGATGGAGATCAAGAGCTCCAGCAAGTTATAAATGGGCAAATTTGCATGAAAGTCTATCATTTTGCTG CTCCACTGGAAAAGAACTTCAGCAGGAAAGTAATTTTACCTGGTTCATTCAACCCTTTGCATGATGGCCACCTTAGGCTGTTGGAAGTTGCATCAAG CATGTGTGATGATGGGATTCCATTCTTTGAGATATCAGCAATTAATGCCGATAAACCTCCACTATCTATTTCAGAAATTAAGAGGCGTGTTGAGCAATTTAGAAAAGCAG GGAAGAATGTGATAATATCTAACCAACCGTACTTCTATAAGAAAGCGGAACTTTTCCCAGGAAGCGCTTTTATAATTGGTGCAGACACTGCAGCTAGGCTTGTTAAT CCTAAGTATTATGGAGGAGATTACAATAGAATGCTGGAGATACTTCTCGAATGTAAAAGCACAGGTACCACTTTTCTTGTTGGTGGTCGAAAGATTGAAGGAGTTTTCAAG GTCCTTGAGGATTTAGACATTCCAAAAGAGCTGAGAGACATGTTCATCTCCATACCAGAGGAAAAGTTTCGCATGGATATTTCATCTACTGAAATAAGGAAGAGGCTCTGA
- the LOC120707681 gene encoding uncharacterized protein LOC120707681 isoform X4 — protein MGVGFTGSLASSRPKLGDHRFYVSTWTHNCLRTSHVNLSKGLRSREEEDKVSSYFLLKAIADTCRVSATIEQDIQEPEIPEESVEPFDGDQELQQVINGQICMKVYHFAAPLEKNFSRKVILPGSFNPLHDGHLRLLEVASSMCDDGIPFFEISAINADKPPLSISEIKRRVEQFRKAGKNVIISNQPYFYKKAELFPGSAFIIGADTAARLVNPKYYGGDYNRMLEILLECKSTGTTFLVGGRKIEGVFKVLEDLDIPKELRDMFISIPEEKFRMDISSTEIRKRL, from the exons ATGGGTGTTGGATTTACTGGGTCACTGGCAAGCTCACGTCCAAAACTCGGTGACCATAG GTTTTATGTGTCAACGTGGACACACAATTGCCTCAGGACATCACATGTTAACTTGTCGAAG GGTTTACGGAgcagagaggaagaagacaagGTTTCAAGCTATTTTTTGCTTAAG GCGATAGCAGATACCTGCAGAGTATCTGCAACCATTGAGCAAGACATTCAAGAACCTGAAATTCCAGAAGAAAGCGTGGAACCATTTGATGGAGATCAAGAGCTCCAGCAAGTTATAAATGGGCAAATTTGCATGAAAGTCTATCATTTTGCTG CTCCACTGGAAAAGAACTTCAGCAGGAAAGTAATTTTACCTGGTTCATTCAACCCTTTGCATGATGGCCACCTTAGGCTGTTGGAAGTTGCATCAAG CATGTGTGATGATGGGATTCCATTCTTTGAGATATCAGCAATTAATGCCGATAAACCTCCACTATCTATTTCAGAAATTAAGAGGCGTGTTGAGCAATTTAGAAAAGCAG GGAAGAATGTGATAATATCTAACCAACCGTACTTCTATAAGAAAGCGGAACTTTTCCCAGGAAGCGCTTTTATAATTGGTGCAGACACTGCAGCTAGGCTTGTTAAT CCTAAGTATTATGGAGGAGATTACAATAGAATGCTGGAGATACTTCTCGAATGTAAAAGCACAGGTACCACTTTTCTTGTTGGTGGTCGAAAGATTGAAGGAGTTTTCAAG GTCCTTGAGGATTTAGACATTCCAAAAGAGCTGAGAGACATGTTCATCTCCATACCAGAGGAAAAGTTTCGCATGGATATTTCATCTACTGAAATAAGGAAGAGGCTCTGA
- the LOC120707681 gene encoding uncharacterized protein LOC120707681 isoform X2: protein MESWVRAVVEAIHSSRSQAVIYLAGGASQALGWLLSVPGASSTVLEVVVPYSRASMAQLLGKMPLQFTSKQAAEDMALAAYNRALKLSGPGLQVMGVGFTGSLASSRPKLGDHRFYVSTWTHNCLRTSHVNLSKGLRSREEEDKVSSYFLLKAIADTCRVSATIEQDIQEPEIPEESVEPFDGDQELQQVINGQICMKVYHFAACVMMGFHSLRYQQLMPINLHYLFQKLRGVLSNLEKQPKYYGGDYNRMLEILLECKSTGTTFLVGGRKIEGVFKVLEDLDIPKELRDMFISIPEEKFRMDISSTEIRKRL, encoded by the exons ATGGAGAGCTGGGTCCgcgcggtggtggaggccaTCCACTCCTCCCGCTCTCAGGCCGTCAtctacctcgccggcggcgcatcTCAG GCGCTCGGCTGGCTCCTGTCCGTGCCCGGCGCGTCGAGCACCGTCCTCGAGGTCGTCGTGCCCTACTCCAGGGCCTCCATGGCGCAGCTCCTTGGCAAG ATGCCCTTGCAATTCACCAGCAAGCAGGCTGCAGAGGACATGGCTCTGGCTGCATACAACCGAGCACTCAAGCTTTCTGGACCAG GTCTGCAAGTTATGGGTGTTGGATTTACTGGGTCACTGGCAAGCTCACGTCCAAAACTCGGTGACCATAG GTTTTATGTGTCAACGTGGACACACAATTGCCTCAGGACATCACATGTTAACTTGTCGAAG GGTTTACGGAgcagagaggaagaagacaagGTTTCAAGCTATTTTTTGCTTAAG GCGATAGCAGATACCTGCAGAGTATCTGCAACCATTGAGCAAGACATTCAAGAACCTGAAATTCCAGAAGAAAGCGTGGAACCATTTGATGGAGATCAAGAGCTCCAGCAAGTTATAAATGGGCAAATTTGCATGAAAGTCTATCATTTTGCTG CATGTGTGATGATGGGATTCCATTCTTTGAGATATCAGCAATTAATGCCGATAAACCTCCACTATCTATTTCAGAAATTAAGAGGCGTGTTGAGCAATTTAGAAAAGCAG CCTAAGTATTATGGAGGAGATTACAATAGAATGCTGGAGATACTTCTCGAATGTAAAAGCACAGGTACCACTTTTCTTGTTGGTGGTCGAAAGATTGAAGGAGTTTTCAAG GTCCTTGAGGATTTAGACATTCCAAAAGAGCTGAGAGACATGTTCATCTCCATACCAGAGGAAAAGTTTCGCATGGATATTTCATCTACTGAAATAAGGAAGAGGCTCTGA
- the LOC120707681 gene encoding uncharacterized protein LOC120707681 isoform X5, translating to MESWVRAVVEAIHSSRSQAVIYLAGGASQALGWLLSVPGASSTVLEVVVPYSRASMAQLLGKMPLQFTSKQAAEDMALAAYNRALKLSGPGLQVMGVGFTGSLASSRPKLGDHRFYVSTWTHNCLRTSHVNLSKGLRSREEEDKVSSYFLLKAIADTCRVSATIEQDIQEPEIPEESVEPFDGDQELQQVINGQICMKVYHFAAPLEKNFSRKVILPGSFNPLHDGHLRLLEVASSMCDDGIPFFEISAINADKPPLSISEIKRRVEQFRKAA from the exons ATGGAGAGCTGGGTCCgcgcggtggtggaggccaTCCACTCCTCCCGCTCTCAGGCCGTCAtctacctcgccggcggcgcatcTCAG GCGCTCGGCTGGCTCCTGTCCGTGCCCGGCGCGTCGAGCACCGTCCTCGAGGTCGTCGTGCCCTACTCCAGGGCCTCCATGGCGCAGCTCCTTGGCAAG ATGCCCTTGCAATTCACCAGCAAGCAGGCTGCAGAGGACATGGCTCTGGCTGCATACAACCGAGCACTCAAGCTTTCTGGACCAG GTCTGCAAGTTATGGGTGTTGGATTTACTGGGTCACTGGCAAGCTCACGTCCAAAACTCGGTGACCATAG GTTTTATGTGTCAACGTGGACACACAATTGCCTCAGGACATCACATGTTAACTTGTCGAAG GGTTTACGGAgcagagaggaagaagacaagGTTTCAAGCTATTTTTTGCTTAAG GCGATAGCAGATACCTGCAGAGTATCTGCAACCATTGAGCAAGACATTCAAGAACCTGAAATTCCAGAAGAAAGCGTGGAACCATTTGATGGAGATCAAGAGCTCCAGCAAGTTATAAATGGGCAAATTTGCATGAAAGTCTATCATTTTGCTG CTCCACTGGAAAAGAACTTCAGCAGGAAAGTAATTTTACCTGGTTCATTCAACCCTTTGCATGATGGCCACCTTAGGCTGTTGGAAGTTGCATCAAG CATGTGTGATGATGGGATTCCATTCTTTGAGATATCAGCAATTAATGCCGATAAACCTCCACTATCTATTTCAGAAATTAAGAGGCGTGTTGAGCAATTTAGAAAAGCAG CCTAA
- the LOC120707681 gene encoding uncharacterized protein LOC120707681 isoform X3 produces MESWVRAVVEAIHSSRSQAVIYLAGGASQALGWLLSVPGASSTVLEVVVPYSRASMAQLLGKMPLQFTSKQAAEDMALAAYNRALKLSGPGLQVMGVGFTGSLASSRPKLGDHRFYVSTWTHNCLRTSHVNLSKGLRSREEEDKVSSYFLLKAIADTCRVSATIEQDIQEPEIPEESVEPFDGDQELQQVINGQICMKVYHFAAPLEKNFSRKVILPGSFNPLHDGHLRLLEVASSMCDDGIPFFEISAINADKPPLSISEIKRRVEQFRKAGKNVIISNQPYFYKKAELFPGSAFIIGADTAARLVNHK; encoded by the exons ATGGAGAGCTGGGTCCgcgcggtggtggaggccaTCCACTCCTCCCGCTCTCAGGCCGTCAtctacctcgccggcggcgcatcTCAG GCGCTCGGCTGGCTCCTGTCCGTGCCCGGCGCGTCGAGCACCGTCCTCGAGGTCGTCGTGCCCTACTCCAGGGCCTCCATGGCGCAGCTCCTTGGCAAG ATGCCCTTGCAATTCACCAGCAAGCAGGCTGCAGAGGACATGGCTCTGGCTGCATACAACCGAGCACTCAAGCTTTCTGGACCAG GTCTGCAAGTTATGGGTGTTGGATTTACTGGGTCACTGGCAAGCTCACGTCCAAAACTCGGTGACCATAG GTTTTATGTGTCAACGTGGACACACAATTGCCTCAGGACATCACATGTTAACTTGTCGAAG GGTTTACGGAgcagagaggaagaagacaagGTTTCAAGCTATTTTTTGCTTAAG GCGATAGCAGATACCTGCAGAGTATCTGCAACCATTGAGCAAGACATTCAAGAACCTGAAATTCCAGAAGAAAGCGTGGAACCATTTGATGGAGATCAAGAGCTCCAGCAAGTTATAAATGGGCAAATTTGCATGAAAGTCTATCATTTTGCTG CTCCACTGGAAAAGAACTTCAGCAGGAAAGTAATTTTACCTGGTTCATTCAACCCTTTGCATGATGGCCACCTTAGGCTGTTGGAAGTTGCATCAAG CATGTGTGATGATGGGATTCCATTCTTTGAGATATCAGCAATTAATGCCGATAAACCTCCACTATCTATTTCAGAAATTAAGAGGCGTGTTGAGCAATTTAGAAAAGCAG GGAAGAATGTGATAATATCTAACCAACCGTACTTCTATAAGAAAGCGGAACTTTTCCCAGGAAGCGCTTTTATAATTGGTGCAGACACTGCAGCTAGGCTTGTTAAT CATAAGTAG
- the LOC120707686 gene encoding general transcription and DNA repair factor IIH helicase subunit XPB1-like, translating into MAGGDGDRHRGPKRHKSSAPSKAALVDESAEFDYADDFDEDALDADKEVKKRDFTKLELKPDHASRPLWACADGRIFLETFSPLYKQAYDFLIAIAEPVCRPESMHEYNLTPHSLYAAVSVGLETTTIISVLSKLSKTKLPREIIDFIHGSTANYGKVKLVLKKNRYFVESPFPEVLSTLLRDEVISRARISPEDSIGGPSFTISKTSGQSSGHEDLLNGMELAAATEDKETHSFEIDPSQVENVKQRCLPNALNYPMLEEYDFRNDTVNPDLDMELKPQARPRPYQEKSLSKMFGNGRARSGIIVLPCGAGKSLVGVSAACRIKKSCLCLATNAVSVDQWAFQFKLWSTIKDDHISRFTSDNKEKFRGMAGVVVTTYNMVAFGGKRSEDSEKIIEEIRNREWGLLLMDEVHVVPAHMFRKVISITKSHCKLGLTATLVREDERITDLNFLIGPKLYEANWLDLVKGGFIANVQCAEVWCPMTKEFFAEYLKKENSKKKQVLYVMNPNKFRACEFLIRFHEQQRGDKIIVFADNLFALTAYAMKLRKPMIYGATSHAERTRILYQFKNSPEVNTIFLSKVGDNSIDIPEANVIIQISSHAGSRRQEAQRLGRILRAKGKHQDRMAGGKEEYNAFFYSLVSTDTQEMYYSTKRQQFLIDQGYSFKVITSLPPPEEGPNLSFYTLDEQLELLGKVLNAGDDMIGVEHWEEDSDGKALLRARRSAGSMSAFSGAGGRVYIEYSTGKGKGAPKKPKDPSKRHHLFKKRYQ; encoded by the exons atggccggcggcgacg GCGATCGCCACCGCGGGCCGAAGCGGCACAAGTCCTCGGCGCCGTCGAAGGCGGCCCTGGTGGACGAGAGCGCCGAGTTCGACTACGCCGATGACTTCGACGAGGACGCGCTCGACG CGGATAAGGAGGTGAAGAAGAGGGACTTCACGAAGCTCGAGTTGAAGCCGGATCACGCGAGCCGCCCCCTTTGGGCGTGCGCTGATGGCCGCATCTTCCTCGAGACCTTCTCGCCGCTGTACAAGCAGGCATACGATTTCCTTATCGCTATTGCCGAGCCTGTTTGCAG GCCAGAATCTATGCATGAGTACAATCTAACTCCCCATTCATTGTATGCTGCGGTCTCAGTAGGACTTGAGACAACCACTATTATTAGTGTCTTGAGTAAACTCTCTAAGACTAAGTTGCCTCGTGAAATAATTGATTTCATCCATGGATCAACTGCTAACTACGGCAAAGTGAAGCTTGTCTTGAAGAAGAATCGGTATTTCGTTGAGTCTCCATTTCCTGAG GTATTGAGTACCCTTCTGAGGGATGAAGTTATATCAAGAGCTAGGATATCTCCTGAG GATTCCATTGGTGGACCTTCATTTACTATTAGCAAAACATCTGGACAATCTAGTGGCCATGAGGACTTGTTGAATGGAATGGAATTGGCTGCTGCAACTGAAGACAAGGAAACACACTCTTTTGAGATTGATCCCTCTCAG GTTGAGAACGTTAAGCAACGGTGCTTGCCAAATGCATTGAACTACCCCATGCTGGAGGAGTATGATTTCAGAAATGATACT GTAAACCCAGATTTGGACATGGAGCTAAAACCACAGGCACGGCCCAGGCCATATCAGGAAAAGAGTCTCAGCAAGATGTTTGGAAACG GACGAGCAAGGTCAGGAATTATTGTGCTACCTTGTGGTGCCGGCAAGTCCTTGGTCGGTGTATCTGCAGCCTGCCGTATTAAGAAGAGCTGTTTATGTTTGGCCACAAATGCCGTCTCCGTAGATCAATGGGCATTTCAATTCAAACTTTGGTCTACCATAAAAGACGACCACATTAGTCGTTTTACATCTGATAACAAGGAGAAATTTAGAGGAATGGCTGGTGTGGTTGTGACTACATATAATATGGTTGCTTTTGGTGGTAAACGATCTGAAGACTCAGAGAAGATTATTGAAGAAATCCGAAACAGAGAGTGGGGCTTGCTTCTAATGGATGAG GTTCACGTTGTCCCTGCACATATGTTTAGAAAAGTCATCAGCATTACTAAATCTCACTGCAAGCTTGGTCTTACTG CTACCCTTGTGAGAGAGGACGAACGCATTACTGATTTGAATTTTCTAATTGGACCAAAACTGTATGAAGCGAATTGGTTGGATTTAGTGAAAGGTGGATTTATTGCAAATGTGCAGTGTGCAGAAGTATGGTGTCCCATGACCAAAGAGTTCTTTGCTGAATATCTGAAAAAGGAAAAttcaaagaagaagcag GTACTCTATGTCATGAATCCAAACAAGTTCAGGGCTTGTGAGTTCCTGATTCGGTTCCATGAGCAACAACGTGGAGACAAGATAATTGTGTTTGCTGATAATCTATTTGCACTAACTGCTTATGCAATGAAACTCCGGAAGCCAATGATTTATGGTGCCACAAG CCATGCTGAGAGGACAAGAATTCTCTACCAATTCAAGAACAGCCCAGAAGTGAATACAATTTTCCTTTCAAAG GTCGGTGATAACTCCATTGATATCCCAGAAGCTAATGTTATCATACAAATATCATCTCATGCTGGTTCGAGACGTCAAGAAGCTCAACGTCTGGGACGTATTCTCAGGGCAAAG GGTAAGCATCAAGATAGGATGGCTGGAGGAAAAGAAGAATACAATGCTTTTTTCTATTCTCTTGTATCAACCGACACACAG GAGATGTACTACTCAACAAAAAGGCAGCAGTTTCTTATTGACCAAGGATATAGCTTCAAG GTTATTACTAGTTTGCCGCCACCTGAAGAAGGACCTAATCTGAGCTTTTACACGCTTGATGAACAGCTTGAGCTTTTGGGCAAG GTGCTGAATGCAGGGGATGACATGATTGGTGTTGAGCACTGGGAAGAGGATTCAGATGGCAAGGCTCTTCTGAGAGCACGACGCTCTGCCGGATCGATGAGCGCCTTTTCTGGAGCCGGTGGGAGGGTCTACATTGAGTACAG CACTGGGAAGGGGAAGGGTGCTCCGAAGAAACCCAAGGACCCATCAAAGAGGCATCATCTGTTTAAGAAACGCTACCAGTAG